GTCAGCGCGGCCACCGTGTCGGAGGCTTGGGGCCTGCTGCGCCGCGGCGGCCTGCTCGACTCCCGGCGGCGCAACGGCACCTTCGTCCGGGGGCCGGTCCCGCTCTCCCTGGGCGTGCTCGACCTCAGCCGCCCGGCGCCGGACTCGCGCCTGCTGCCCTCGATCGTCGCGGCCCTCACCAGCGGCGCCCACGAACTCGAACACGCCGACCACGGCGGCGTCTCGCCGGTCCTGGTCCGGGCGGTCGAGCCGGAACTCCCCTTCCCCGCCGAGGCGTGGCTGGTCGCCGACGGCCTCGCCGCCGCGATCCGCTGCGGCGTGCGGGCGTTCGCCGGCCCCGGTGAGACCATCGCCGTGGCCGCGCCGCTCGCACCGCACCTGCTGGACGCCCTGCGCGGCAGCGGCGCCCACCTGGTCCAGGTCGAGTGCGACGGCGACGGGCCGCGGCTGGAGGGCCTGCGCCGGGTGCTGGAGCGGAAGCCGAAGGCGCTCGTGCTGCCGACCAGCACGTACCTGGCCTGCGGTCACTCGTGCACCGCGCAGCGGGCGCAGGAGCTGGCCGCGGAGCTGGCGGGCACCGGCGTCGGCGTGCTGGAGGTGGACGAGCTGGGCCCGCTGTCGCCCCGGACGCCCAGCCTCGGCCGGTGGCTGCCGGAACGGGTGCTGCTCGCGCGGTCCTACGACGGCGCGTTCGGGCCGAGCCTGCGGGTGTGCGTGGTGGTGGGCGGCGCCGCGCCGGTCGACCGGATCCGGTCCCGGTTCGCGGCGGACCCGATCGGGCCGAGCCCGATCCTGCAGAACGCGGTCGCCCACCTCATCGTGGACCCGGTCGCCCGGCAGGCGGTCGACCTGGCCCGCGAGCACTACGACCACCGGCGCGAGGCGCTGGGCCGGGCGCTGGTCGGGCGGGCCCTGACCACCGACCACCGGGCCGGGCTCGGCGTCTGGGTGCGGGTCTCGGACAGCGCCGCGGTCAAGGCCGCGCTCGACCGGCGGGGCGTGGTCGTCATCCCGGACGACCGGTGCTACCCGGAGTCGTCGCCCGGCACGCACATCGGCATGGTGGCCGGGTGCCTGCCGGACGACCACAGGACGGCCGATGCGGTCGCCGACCTCGTCGCCGCGGCCAACGCGCGGCGCTGAGGACCGGCCGCCCGGGTCCGGCCCCGCGAGCGCGTCAGGACGCCGGGCGCAGCTTGGCCAGCAGCGGGCCGAGGTCGTCGTCCATCGTGATGTGCCGGAACGCGTCCTTGAGCGCGGCCTCGTACACCGGCAGCGCGTCCTCCAGCACCTTGCGGCCGACGTCGGTGATGCCGGTGTAC
This genomic window from Saccharothrix sp. HUAS TT1 contains:
- a CDS encoding GntR family transcriptional regulator; the encoded protein is MTKSTTSSDLIERLRESRGRSARDIAATVHRLIISGDLAPGTRLPTVRAIAVVLGVSAATVSEAWGLLRRGGLLDSRRRNGTFVRGPVPLSLGVLDLSRPAPDSRLLPSIVAALTSGAHELEHADHGGVSPVLVRAVEPELPFPAEAWLVADGLAAAIRCGVRAFAGPGETIAVAAPLAPHLLDALRGSGAHLVQVECDGDGPRLEGLRRVLERKPKALVLPTSTYLACGHSCTAQRAQELAAELAGTGVGVLEVDELGPLSPRTPSLGRWLPERVLLARSYDGAFGPSLRVCVVVGGAAPVDRIRSRFAADPIGPSPILQNAVAHLIVDPVARQAVDLAREHYDHRREALGRALVGRALTTDHRAGLGVWVRVSDSAAVKAALDRRGVVVIPDDRCYPESSPGTHIGMVAGCLPDDHRTADAVADLVAAANARR